A DNA window from Acidimicrobiales bacterium contains the following coding sequences:
- a CDS encoding antibiotic biosynthesis monooxygenase has translation DQVEKEPGTLLYAMNRSKDDPDAFWVSELYADDDGFAAHTGSDAMAAAGPTLGPLIAESELTIGEPVRAKGLPVTP, from the coding sequence GACCAGGTCGAAAAGGAGCCCGGCACCCTGCTGTACGCCATGAACCGCTCCAAGGATGATCCCGACGCCTTCTGGGTCTCGGAGCTCTATGCCGACGACGACGGCTTCGCCGCCCACACCGGCAGCGACGCTATGGCCGCGGCCGGGCCGACCCTCGGCCCGCTCATCGCCGAGAGCGAACTGACCATCGGCGAGCCCGTCCGGGCGAAGGGTCTGCCAGTTACCCCCTGA